In the genome of Lathyrus oleraceus cultivar Zhongwan6 chromosome 4, CAAS_Psat_ZW6_1.0, whole genome shotgun sequence, the window aaggtcaaaagaccacaaacacaaacaaaatacacaaaccagtatacaatcacaatataatcacaagatatggctcaaatgagcaaagtgaaaatggcattaaatTAAACAAGTTCAATGATATGAATAATGTCAAatgataaagacttgaatttaaagtgcaaaaagtaaatgacttgaaattaaatgttagttgattagaagttagtattgcttttgcttttttattgtttaagttattctttggagaacactcaaccctatattcacaagcatggatccttgaaccaagacatcttccaaaggaagggaaaaaggccaagtttccacataataccatgaaaggggggaggcttacaatctcacttactagaatgttatgcttttggatcaaaatttatcgctatgttaagcaatcgtaattgcacttatgtagaagtcacaactatttgaggtcgggcaatagaaattttagtgttaatgcatgttagagatatggtattatgaatcatactcctaaaatataccacacttaaaagaaaatggcaaaagggtggacttaatctcattcatacttatgttgattttgcaatcaactagccttacGATACAGAGATATCATAGATCAATGAAATGGATGATAGAACGGGATAGAACGGGATTGAAGATGGagaagaggggggggggggggggggggggggtggggatgagacaaacacaaattgatcatgggaggatttttatcaaattaaaatcattcattcattttgggagatgaaatgcacatttcatcaatcccttaaatccaatgattttaatccaacaaagtcaaatcgatcttaaccaaggcccaacaacaaaagtcaaactcaataagtcaatcaaaatagctcaacacaatttatttacaattacacaattaaaaatcaattaaaaaatacattaaattaaattatggttaatcaaaatcctaaaaccttttcaaaacaccaaataaatggccaagagatttatcataggtcaaacaaggtcaaaggaccttgggggaaaatttcataatttttggaaacttaaaggtatttttaaataattaaaattatgcataaaaacaattaaatcaagaaaaatattaatattgatccaaaaataattttaattcagaaaacgaaagagaaaaatatttgaatttttttggtgaaagtcccatattttttggatcaatattaaaattaatatgaattaatgaaaataagtcaattaaaatgaaaatcaaaaaatgctaaaaacgtggaccacttgatctccctcattaattaaggtggcagatcaagtggatcagagcgcGCTATCCATGGTGAACCTTAGTCAATGTTccacacgcatggtaatcaatttggacgctcaagattaaaacaaaatagaaggaTCATGTGGTCTGGAGACATGTCAACACATCGTCGGAcccagagctccggtcttcttctccggtggacctcaccggactggtccaccttcaaccatcaccaaaataaaaaagaaggacatgaatttaaactaaaaatgcttaggagctcgaatttggccttTATTTCACCTAACTCTGAttatatagaaagatacagggagttgagttttgaggatcatgatctgagttgcttcgatttgacctctaagcaactcaatcttgttgcctacattggtaggacttcagacaaccaaaaatcaacaagaataatggagaattgagtgagaatcgaagagatgaaaaattctgaaattCACCTTTactgcaggttcagatggacacgatcctgctctcaattatgcttggccttgctttgGATGCTTaatggagtggaaatggatcaaggaagaagaaagactcttggagtttgaatctcaaaacagtgggagatttcaaactcgattttcaatgaaaatcaccaagcttatcctttaaATGTGAAGGTTTAGGGTTGTAGTTTCAAAGCTTGCGCGccagggtcctcaattctgagtgagatggcttctatttatagccaaggtcattgataattgcacacctcttcaaaaattcaaaaatagcAAATCacctttgcatggatgcatgggcgtgtgataggcccatgtaattatgcattcaggtccaaaaatgagtgttagcaatgctgaagtcatgtggaaaggccatgcattcgtgtatgagaaatggaacttcaaatcttccaaatggtccttcaactttaagccatgcaTAAGTCATTCATTatttgtccaaatgggatgaatttggactttttggaaaggttgGATCAATAGgaacatctttcatgttgaacactttttcatttaaaGCATGGATCATGAaggattttgaggtggaagtttggaaaatcaaataattcaaaaaaattctaagtaccaagccatatgttcacttcttccaccttgagtaactttttctatgggcttcaaatgagaaacgttccttcataaaagttgtatctctcttaagtccttcaaattggtcacaaattttaccccatttagatttagcatgaaggagttatgcattttagaagttgaggaaaatcacttgttcaatggtattggcccaaaatgacctataatgtttcctcatatcacatgcatttaaaagttgaatttgaacttcctccaaacataaaagttgaagtagacatcttaaatttgattatgaaacttgaatatatttcatctcataaaaattgtgcaagttatggtcttgggaagttgacctccaaattagggtttagacaaaatgacctataatctttcaccataaaaaatgactttccaagaaaatctagctctagaccttaacatgaaagttgtttggaatgtcatttagagtaacttttaacttggaataattttcatatgacaaaaatagtaggagatagggtctaggaaagCCCAGTTTTGATCAACTGACTTcttctggtcaaccaccatgaaccaacttgctagcttgacattctattgacttttgggactcatggaggatcatatatgcataatatgatgaaatgtgaagtatccattgaaatatttTACCAAgtggtgaagaaacttgttgaagaagtcacacaagatacccatatgaattagggtttccaaggcaaaccaactccaaactcttgatgatttcttgatcaaaataacatgtgaagatcatggggatccatatatgatacttatagccatagtaaaccacttcttgattgagctccttgcaatgagggtcttaaaccctatatatgagcttgatagagcataggtgagcatatgctctacctacaaaagagttaaactatacaatgacctatttttggtattttggttagtaaataaataaaaatgaagtatgatacaatcaaatgatgcttgatgatctctcccaatgcaaacccaatggatgaggggtaaggaggataccaaggtgtgatcccaatgctaatgcatatgatgagaaatagcatgagggatcttagggtcaaaattggagtcttacacATAGTCTTAACTATTTCATAGTCTTCCATTTTGAATGcctcatatttctggattaaggATAAGGCCTTTGTCTCTTTTACTTGAGCATTTTcctcatgagtcatcctcagaaAGTCAAAAATGAATTTGGCATAATatttgtttgttatcttctcatactccgTATAAGAGATAGAATTAAGCAATATGGTTttggccttatgatgatttttgaaatatttcttCTATTGATCAGTCATAGCACTTCTTACTATATTATTTCCTTCAGCATTTATTGGGTGAACGTAGCCATCGACTACCAGATCCCAGAGATCATCATCGTAACCAAGAAATAAAGTATATATTCTATCTTTCTAATAGTCAAAGTCACACATGTCCCTCAACATGATCTGTGGAATAATCATCAACTGTCTTTATAATCATTCAGTTATaaacgtttgatcagcaataaagtACTCGACTCCACATCTAAGATCCACAATGATTTCAGGACAAATGATAATATACATCACTACCACCATGAAAATAACTTATaacactttgcataactttctatataatattctcataatagatcaatccaatataaatattacttctaatatgtgaagacttgataactctttatccatgatccatgagatcATAAAGTTATCCATTAATGATActtaataatttaataaaatatttttctaTCATTTAGAGATATTTgataatttaataaaatatttttctaTCATTAGAGATATTTGataatttaataaaatataatataatatcaaaattcaaaataaataatataaaaaaaacGAATAAAAGAAAGAACCTTAGAGCTTCGATTTTAACTTATTTTTATAATCTCTTAGACAATTAATCAACATTTGTATAATACCAAACAAAAAATAGAATAGAGAAAGTAGAATAATAGACTATATTATATTATTTTCATTATCAATTGATTTCAAATACAGTATTAGTCATATCTATAAGGCATTGAGAAAGATTTGTCAGTTTAACGTAAACGTAAACCTGCCGATACTTCATTATAATTTTTTTTGGTTTTAGttcattttaaaattaataatattaaattatACAAAAAAAATTAATTCTGGTATTTTTGAACAAATATCAATACTTTTTTCTACcatatatatttttataaaaattgaattttttaCCGTTTATTTTACCATTGCCAATAAAAAACATGATTCTTACTTTTGATGAAATTGAGTTACAAATTTCCAATATAACCACACAAATTTTGTTAGATGCGTGAATTTTAGACTGATTTGAAAAAATGGTTTTAAAATTGTGAAGAATAATATAGTCAATTCAGTCAATATGTAGGgatgagaaaggttaaattctcGTATAATTGTCACCCCACTTACAAACAAGTTGTAAGACCATATATCATTCAAATATATATCATTCAAAGTGAGATTCTTAACAATGGcacaaattaaattaaattttggTGGATGATTTGTTGGTATAGTAAAAATGCCAACTTGCACTTTTGTAGATTGATGTATTTGTGCCATAGGATAATTTATATTTTATGTTTAATGAGGTAGAGTATACCTTATATACTTCAGAACAATATTCGCTTTGATCATAAAAACAAAATTACTCGAGTTGTAGTATAAAAGATGCAAGTCTACAAACAAAACCGAGAATTCATCCTAGTTTTATTTTAACTCCTTTAAAATGTGACTATCCCGCATATAGAATGAGTCCTAAGCCCTATGGAATGAGTCCTTGGTGTCAGTTAAATATCAGAACATTTGAATGGTGGCACAGTAGCTAACAACAATTCACAAATTAGCAGATGCCTTGAGGGTCACTCCAACTAATCATTTACAGCACATTACTCGTTGACTTCAGTCACTAGAAGATTAGTTCTTTTTCTTCCTATAACCTAACAACTAATGTGTTTTTTCAAATGTAATGCTGGCTAATACGTGCAGTATATGTAGTTAAAAAATAAACATGTATCCCGTGACTACTTTAAAAAAACCAAAACTTCGGAAATTAACTAACTTAGCACCAATTACACATACTGCCACGGCCTCTTCCCGCCAACAGGAATGGCATTGGATCCTGATGTTGAACCCCGGTTGCCATAGCCTCCTCCACGTCCTCTAGAGCGAAAACCTCCTCTTGATGCTACAAAAGGATACAAACAACTTACACATAATCCCAAAAAACAAAATACTCAGTAATACAATGTATAATTATAATAGAATTACCATGTTGACCAAAACCAGCAGACCGGGTCAATTCAGACAATGCAGGACTAATAACCTGACCAGCATCTTGTAAGATCTTTATCAACTCCCTAGCATACTTGGCATTGCCACGGGTAAAAAAACTGTATGCAGTTCCTTTAGCTCCTGCACGACCAGTTCGACCAATTCTGTGGACATAGTCTTCGAGGCTTGATGGAAAATCATAATTGACCACGCACTTTATGTCCTTCACATCTGCAAGCAAGGAGTAATACATCATAAGGAATTGTGTGCAAGGTTTGAGAAAACTGTAAATATCCTTATCCCTTCCCCTAATGATTTTAGAGATCAAACTCAAGTCAACACATTCATCTCATCGATGTGCCCACCTGAACCTTTCAGGGATAAGGAGCAGCTTCATCGTCAATGTCATCTAACACATCCAATTATCGACAAAGCATGTATGAGTCAACCGGGCTGCAAAGACAACCAGCTCCATAACTGTGGATGGGGATCAATCAATTTGACTATTTTTATGAAAACTGCCAACAGTGGTATGACTAGTATGACATGACTTCAGGCAATACTGGCAAACTATTGATAAACTCACCTTGTTTTGTCAATCAAGTAAATCGCCACACATTAACCTGCCCCGTGAAATACAGGATCATACATGGGATACTACATCAGAAATTCTAGATCAATATCCCAGCCATATCAAAGGAACTCTGCCCTAATGCCTAGGCATCCATATAACTTGACATCATTAAAAGGATAGTTCCAAAATTAACTCCATCAAGCAGTCTACAGTCTACTTACAGCAGTGAAACAGTGTCATCTCATTAATCCCCTGGTCAAGTTACAGGCACTTCCAACAAACTCAAAATAAGACCCCCACCCACACACACCCAAACCACAAAATTGTTGTCAAGGGGAACTGGAAAGCAGCCGGCCAACTCGTCTTTGGTTAAGTTTTAGACCTATATCAAAAATCCTAAGATTCTAAACACACAGTGATCCTACCAAGACCCCGTGCAGCAACATCGGTGGCAGTCATTATTGGACTTCTGCCACTCTTAAATTCAGCCAAAACCCAGTCCCTTTCAGACTGGTTTTTATCACCATGGATAGATAATGCTGGCCATCCATCCATTCTCAACTGTTTTGTAACTTGGTCACATCCCTTTTTTGTTTCCGTAAATATTAGAATTCGGCTCCCGTCCATCACTTCTTTCAGCAGCTTGATCAGTCTGCATTAGCAACATCAAAGTTTTAATTTGGAAAACAAAAACATTGGTCACTATTTATTACTGTGACTGAGGAAACCAACCTGTTATATTTCTCCATGTCAGTGACAACTTCAACAACTTGATTTATAGATTGGTTTGCTTTTAAATATGGTGACCCAATAACTACCTAAAAGGCCATGATATCCCACAGGAAAACACACTAATCAATAATAACTTATATAAGGTTTAATTAAGCCAATTCGTAGCAgaataattttaaaaaaattaataatttaCAAATATTTATACATAAATGATAGTATACATATGAAACGGGAATGCTATTCAAGTAACCTTATATGGGTTGTGCAGAAACTGTCTTGCCAGAGCTTCAACCTCCTTTGGCCATGTTGCACTCCAGTATAATGTCTGCCTATCTGGTCGAATCTGTTATTTCAAATCTCCAAATGTAAGTGCAAGTGACTAACTGAACCTCTAAAGCTAACGGATTCAATATGTTACAACAGTATCAGCATTTCAAGATTActttaaaacaaaatttgatgTAAGTGAGAAAGATAGTAACaaatacaaaattcaaaagtaAATACACTACCTTAATTGCATGACCTAAATTTACAATTTTCAATTGGGGGATAGCATATACCCTTATGGGAGTAGAACAAAGTTTCATATGCCATGTTAGGGAGCCAATTTGATGTTAACATTAATTGCATCACCTAAATTTACAATTTTCAATTGGGTGATAACATATACCCTTATGGGAGTAGAACAAAGTTTCATATGCCATCTTAGGGAGCCAATTTGATGTTAACCTCTCAGTGAGAAAGTGACCTAAAATGAGGGTTGCATATGTCACGCTTTTAGAAATATCCTAATAGGATAGTTTCTACTGAGATTACCTCAACTAAAGTaattataaatttaaaaaaatatataaaaatgaAAGGAACTCCTTAGAGGGGATGGAGAGGAGTGCCTCCACTTCCAAATTGAAATTGTTAAAAATAGGGCAAATAGAATACCGAGAAAATACTGTAGAACAAGAAAATCCTAAAATGACTTTTGTTCTAATGTTGCTTTTACTTCGCTATATTTTTTCATTGTTTTCCCTTTTTCCTGCATATTTATTATTTTCCAGCTTCTTGTCAACACAAACCATAATGCAGATGAAACACTGCTCATGACAAATAAACCAGATTCCAGGTTTTTCTCAAATGCTTACTAGTTACAAGCTAGTCACAAACAGTACGTACCTGGTTTACAATCTTCCGAATCTGAGGTTCAAAACCCATATCCAACATCCTATCAGCTTCATCCAAGACAAGGTATGTCACTCTCTGGAGGTTTGTGTGCCGAGCTTCTAACATATCTATTAGACGACCAGGTGTAGCAATAACAATCTCAACACCTGATAAGCACCAAAAGAATCATCATTTTCATGTTATTCCACAATATTGATCAATACGAATAGGCCCTTCATTTAAGTAAAGATAAAACAAGTACCTATTCTAAGATCACGAATTTGAGGGCCCTTTGGAGCACCACCGTATATGCATGTACATCTAATATTTGACCGTGATCCAAATTTCATAGCTTCCTGTTGAATTTGAACAGCTAACTCTCTAGTTGGTGCTAAAACCAGGACAACAGGACCCTCCCCTTGTACTGAAGAAACAGTAAACACATCcattaaaatacaaataaaatgaaaacCTTATTGTTGACAAGTAAAAATGGTTTTCAATACATACCCAGTCGAGGTTGTGCACTGACATGAACTATAGCCGGAAGTAAATACGACAGAGTTTTACCCGAGCCAGTCTCAGCAATGCCAACTAAATCTCTACCCGTAAGAGCCATGGGCCAACCCTGAGCCTGAATTGGAGTAGGTTCAACAAAACCCAACTTGGCAATAACCTCAAGGCAATGATCTAACATCTCAAAAGAATACATAATCAGACAAAGAACACATGAAAAGTAATCAATGAATAATTACAAACACAACAAGCATAATAAACACAATCAAAATACCAGGAAAATTAGCCTCGTGAAAAGACCGAATTGGTTTTGGCACATCATGCCCTTCAACAGTAATATCCCTACTAGCACGATAATGCATAACTTGCTGATCAGACATAGCTGTTATCACAGGGCTTTCAACATAAAAATTCTTCTGAAAAGGGACCAAATTCCTAAAATCTTGCTTCGGAAGAGTAATATTATTCAAGTCATCTTTAGAAGACCCATGTCTACCTCCAAACCCACCACCTCTCCCTCCACTTCCTCCTCTACCACCACCAGAGCCTCTAAAACCGTGACTTCCACCTCTACCACCACCACCGCCGCCAAAACCACCACGACCTCTTCCACCGCCACCACCACCACTACTACCATAACGACCAGAGTCATATTTTCTATCAGAGGCATGACCGTTTCCCAATCTAGGACCAAAACCACCGCCACGACCAACACTAAATCCACCGGGAGGAGGTAAAAAGTGAGGAATCGGGGTAACGGGCGCGGATCCGAAACCGGTGGGAGCATGGGATGCATAAGAAGCACCGTAAGGAGCAGGACCGCCGCGGCCGAAATTAGGCGGCGGCATAGGTCCAACGAGATCACTACAATGATTAAAACGCGTTTAATTACATTCTAATAATTGCAAACGGAAGAATTAATACAATTGTGAAAAAGAAAAGTACCTGCGGCGGCCGCGAAAAGAAGTGGAATCCGAGTAACGATTGTCGTAGGGGTTCATTGTATGAGACGCTAGGGTTTATACAAAAGTTGAATTTAGGAGGGAGATGAATTTTGAGGAATTGAATGGGAAGAGTAATAGAAAATGATATGAATTTCGATTGATTGGATCGGATTGGTTTTTCTCTAATGTTCCAACAGATTACTCACGCTATGAGTATGAGAGGAGAATTGGTTGTTTACGGTAGCCTCTAAACGAATCTCAGTACCGCCTCAGTTAAATGACTATCTCACGCGCCCATATAAGAT includes:
- the LOC127073967 gene encoding DEAD-box ATP-dependent RNA helicase 20, with the translated sequence MNPYDNRYSDSTSFRGRRSDLVGPMPPPNFGRGGPAPYGASYASHAPTGFGSAPVTPIPHFLPPPGGFSVGRGGGFGPRLGNGHASDRKYDSGRYGSSGGGGGGRGRGGFGGGGGGRGGSHGFRGSGGGRGGSGGRGGGFGGRHGSSKDDLNNITLPKQDFRNLVPFQKNFYVESPVITAMSDQQVMHYRASRDITVEGHDVPKPIRSFHEANFPDHCLEVIAKLGFVEPTPIQAQGWPMALTGRDLVGIAETGSGKTLSYLLPAIVHVSAQPRLVQGEGPVVLVLAPTRELAVQIQQEAMKFGSRSNIRCTCIYGGAPKGPQIRDLRIGVEIVIATPGRLIDMLEARHTNLQRVTYLVLDEADRMLDMGFEPQIRKIVNQIRPDRQTLYWSATWPKEVEALARQFLHNPYKVVIGSPYLKANQSINQVVEVVTDMEKYNRLIKLLKEVMDGSRILIFTETKKGCDQVTKQLRMDGWPALSIHGDKNQSERDWVLAEFKSGRSPIMTATDVAARGLDVKDIKCVVNYDFPSSLEDYVHRIGRTGRAGAKGTAYSFFTRGNAKYARELIKILQDAGQVISPALSELTRSAGFGQHASRGGFRSRGRGGGYGNRGSTSGSNAIPVGGKRPWQYV